In Candidatus Rokuibacteriota bacterium, the DNA window TGAACGGTCGCGCAGCCCGTCACCGCCATCCCGAATCCGATCACCACCATCCAGACAACAACTCGTCTCATCCTCGTGTCCTCCTGTTTTTCTCGGAGGGGGGCTTCGCCCCCCTTCCGATGCCTCCCCCCTCGGGTTGCGCGGGCCGGGTACCCACGGCGGAGCCGTGGGTGCGCGCTCGAACCAGGTTCCTCAGCATCCTGCTACGCCGCTGGCAGCCACTCCCTGAGCGGCCTCACCTGGGCGCCCGCCTTCTCCAGAGCATCCCGCACGGCCCGAACGATCTTCTCGGCCCCCGGCGTGTCGCCGTGGCAGCAGATCGTCTGGACCGAGATGTCGATGTCCACCCCGTCGATCGTGTGCACCTTCCCCTGCAGCGCCATCTTCACGGCCTGGGCCGCGGCCTGCTGGGGATCGGTGATGAGCGAGCCCGGAAGCTTGCGGGAGACGAGGGTACCGTCCACGTTGTAGGCGCGGTCCGCGAACCCTTCCGACGCGACCCGGCAGCCCATCTTCCTGCACGTGGCGTCGTAGCGGCCCGAGGCGAGCGTCATGAGGATCAGCCCCTTCCCCGACTCCATGGCCGCCTCGCCCACCGCCTGCGCGAGCGCCTCGTCCTTCTCGCACATGTTGTAGAGGATGCCGTGAGGCTTCACGTGCTGGAGGTCGCTCCCCGCGACCCGGACGAACTCGCGCAGGGCGCCGGTCTGGTAGCACATGTAGTCCTTCACCTCCTGGGGGCTCACATCCATGACCCGCCGGCCAAACCCCATCAGGTCCGGCAATCCCGGATGGGACCCGATGGCAACTTTGTGCTGGAGGGCCAGCGCGACGGTCTTCCTCATGACGTGAGGATCTCCTCCGTGGTAACCGCAGGCGATATTTGCCGAGGTGATGAACGGCATGATGGCCTCATCGGCTCCGAGGGTCCACCTCCCATAACTCTCCCCCATGTCGCAGTTGAGATCAATCACCTTGCTCGCCATGGCCTCACTCCTCATTCGAGCCCCACGGCGTC includes these proteins:
- a CDS encoding LamB/YcsF family protein, producing the protein MASKVIDLNCDMGESYGRWTLGADEAIMPFITSANIACGYHGGDPHVMRKTVALALQHKVAIGSHPGLPDLMGFGRRVMDVSPQEVKDYMCYQTGALREFVRVAGSDLQHVKPHGILYNMCEKDEALAQAVGEAAMESGKGLILMTLASGRYDATCRKMGCRVASEGFADRAYNVDGTLVSRKLPGSLITDPQQAAAQAVKMALQGKVHTIDGVDIDISVQTICCHGDTPGAEKIVRAVRDALEKAGAQVRPLREWLPAA